A stretch of DNA from Lotus japonicus ecotype B-129 chromosome 4, LjGifu_v1.2:
ACTTCAAAGCAGCAATCGAGTTGAACACGCAACAGAATGTGTACACATCTGGTTTGATATCATTGTTGCACATTCTTGTGAACAGCTCCAAAGCTTCTAGGTGAGAACCAGCATGTGAACAACCTGTTATCATTGCATTCCAAGGTATGTTAACCAAACACCCCGCAAACTTCGAGTGGAAAATAACTCGCGCCTCAGACAGAGCCCCACACTTAGAGCACATATCGATCAGAGCCGTTCCAACCGAAGTATTGCAATCCAATCCCAATTCAGAAGCATACCTATGAACTTCATGACACTTGTTAATGTCACCTAACTGCCCAACAGCCTTGGAAACACTAAGAAAGGTGGAGTTAGTAGGTATGACCCCTCCTTCAACCATGTTGATAAAACACTCAAATGCTTGTAGGTGCAGGCCATTAGAGGTAAACCCTGAAATCATTGCATTCCAAGAGATTTCATTAACCTCTGCCATGCTGTTGAACACCTTAACTGAACTCTCACTCTTTCCTATCTTTGCATACAAGTTAAGAAGAGATGTCCCAACAACCGCATGCATCAGAAGACCTCTAACAACAACTTGGGCATGCACCATCTCACCCATCTCAATCGAATTCAACCCAACACAAGACTGCAAAACAGCAGAGAGGACAAAGCCATCAATCAACACACCTTGCTCCAACATCATGCTAAAAAGCTCCACCCCATCGTGGTAGTAACCATGCTCATTGGACGCGACAACCATAACAGTCCAAGTAAACACGTTCCTCTGGGACATTCCATCAAACACTTTACGTGCAGAATTGTAGTCCAAGCATTTGGAGTAAACATGAACTGCATTATTCAAAAACACCAACAAGTCCTTGCCTCCAAAACCCGATTTTAAGACATGCCCATGAATTGATTTTGCTTCTTTAAGATACCTTTTTTCCTCACAGGTCTTTAAGAGGTGAATTAAGGGTCGAATGTTGGGTTGTTCATCATGGGTTTCAGGAGCTGCAAGTGCTAGAGGTTTGGTCAATCTGCTTCGAAGAGGGTTCTTTGAAAGCGTTGGAGTGTAAGGCACAGAGAGAATTGGCGTAGAGTGGAATGAATGGTGAGGAAGCGTGATTGCTTCGTTTGTGGGAGCATGAGAGCGATGACAAGGTTGGTGCACGCAGTGTGGAATGATGATGCTCATGCTGCAACTGTTTTGGACTGTCTCTGTTTCTCTCTTATCCTTAAAATGGTGTCATATGATATGGTGttaaaaaacattttaattaaaaaaaagtattagtATACTTGAAATGATGATATTTTAAGAGCATGGCAAGTGGTTTTGTGGCTTCCAAGCGTTCGAAGTTAACAGAAATTCGTTCATTTCATAGATTAATGCGTTGTGTGAAGGCTTTTTTTCTCGTTTGGAACTGGGAGTATAAGAAATTATTTGTGGGGTAAATTGTGCAGAGTTACTTACTTCCATTGAGGACCCAAAGAATTTGAGATTCCTTCCGGCACTTAACGACATAAATCTTTTGCGAGGGAAAAGTTGAAGTATTGGCCTCACTTATATTCTAGAGATAGTAATATCCGAGCTGATTTTTTAGCTAGACTAGGAAGCTGTATGACTATTTCAAGCCCCTTTCTCTTAGAATTTCCCCACCTGAATTAGAGATTCTTCTCCTGAAAAACTCTTAGGCAAGCCTGTAGTTTTTGTtctattttgtttaattttaagaagcataaaaaaatgatattttcaaCTTGCCTTTATTGAGACTCTTTGGATTAAAGTTTTCTCAATTGAGTGTGAGTTTTAAGTTTACAAAATTGAGTTTAGTGAAAGGTGAATTTTGtttaatgtgatttatgttcAGATACTTTTAAGAAAATGTcagtttaaaaattaaaccttgtTTGTATAATACTCTACTAGAAAGTGAGTTTACAACGTAAAAGCTAACTGACTGTTTGAGAAAACTGAATTGAACGCAACAATGTTGAATGCCAAAACTAACTAACTGCCATTTTCCCTGCTCATCGCCTCATCCAAGCATAGCGTAAAGGATTCATGTTTTGAGAATTTTCAACTTCACATTATTCTTTCCATATATAAAAAAGCATCACTGATTGCAAATATCTCATGCTCTAAGCAAGTGTACAAattatctctcttctctcatGGATTTAAAAATACAATCAGAAGATgactataaaatataaataacacTTCAATCTTAAACGATGGCACTGAAACCAAGCTATTTAACGGGAGTGGCACCTAAAGAATGTCTAAGCACACACTTGCAGTTTTTCTCACTTTGTACTTCATGGGCCGTCAGCCATTCCCAAAGTCAGTCCTTCCTGAAACACACAACAAAGCATCACAGTGCATGTATTATTGTATTGACAAAGCATAACATGAAGTTATAGTCCAAAGGATTACTTGAAGAGTTTCTCTGTAATACGGTTCAGTTTTGCAACATCAGCGCCTACAAGCTCATCAGCCTTTTTCCCGTTCAGAAAGAAATGTAGTGTTGGCTGCAGCAAGGTAAAACATTGTTATGCTAACTTTCAGGAGGAAAGATATTATGATGAAAAAACATTTACATGAAGCCTGATAAGGATAGCAGGTACTAGTTGGCATGCATAGGTATTATAACGCAAACTTCAGTATGTCCAGTGACTAAAATATGAGAAATGGGTGTCAATTTATTCACACATACACAATTGAATCAGTTAAGTTCAGCAGGTGCATTTCATTAATCACAGAAAAGACAGgtcataaactcataattttaATCACCAGTCATTCACCACGAAAGTTCTTGAGTAAGGAGATAAAATCATTAGTCATGAACCCAAAGCCTATATCTTTTCCAGTGTAAAAAGGAAAATCACAAAATACCTAAAACAACTGGGATCTATAACTCAGGAAACAGGGGGTAAAGATGGGATTTTGCCCATGAGTAGGATAGAGGCCACCACAGAAAAACACAATATCATGGAAGACCTGCTGCAGCAGCCTAAGGCCACCCTATCATCATAGTGCTATTGATAATATGCATCCATGATAAGTATATTTTCTGTTTCTTCAACCAAGTAATGATCCACTCTAGGAGCCAAGGGAAGGCAACAGAAAGTCTAATTTAATTGTGACCATTGAAGCATTACAAAAAGAATAAATCAGGCAAGAAGAGACATGAATTAATGAAGAGGATGATTGACGCATTGGAGGCAAAATTTCCTCTTATGAATGGCATGTAATTCATGGGTACAAGCAGTTTCATTACATGCAtaatttaaatgttttttaaCTCAGTACACAATATCCAAAAATATAAACTTCTAATAAGAAATAAAATCATTAGATAAATTACCACAGACGAAATCTGCAACTTTGTCAATGTGCCACGAAGTGCTTCCTGGAATATATGGGTGAAAAGGTAAAAGATTAAGCCACTGTGATGCATAGCATACCATAAAGCATAAAAGTGATCAAGCTATCGCAAAAACATAGTTCTGAAATGGAAGAAACTAATGGCAAAGCTGAAAACAAATGGGAGAACCACCAAttcccaaaaacaaaaacagccAGATGGTTGCCACTTAAATAAGTCAGGCAGTAGCAAAATTTGACGACCACTCAAACTAGCAAGGGAAGAAAGGTGGAAATCGTGCTAAATTTTCAATTTGCAAGCTAGTTTTTTCTTAATTGATTATATAATGTTCACTTGTTCAGTAAAGTAATTAGACTTGTGCATTTGAGtataaactttttatttttgtctagaccaaggtatccccacagccgatAGCCGTGACACTAATCCCTTCCCCCACGGTTAGCGCACTAAGTGGTAGGGGGCCGACCAATGAGTTTTTTCCATTCACAAGAGTTGACAATTGAACCCCAAAAACTTGCTTAAATTATGAATTGTAATGACAATCTAATATATACAATTAAAAATAGTCCTTCCAAATTTCAATATGAACCATAATTTGGTTCACCATTCAGAATCATATACTACACCATTAAATATATCCCATACCTGATCAATGTCAATCTTATATGTTGTTACATGAGGGTACTTCTTACTGAGCTCCCCAACTATAGGAGAAATAAACTTGCCTAAACAGAAATATACAATAGGTAACAGTGAGATGTTTTTTAGAATATAGCTAGCAAGAAAAATATGTGAACAATGAATGAAGCAAAAACACCAAACACGTCTTAATAGATTGTCAAATGAGAATAATGTGTGAAATAACTAAAGTTTTCAACAAAAACAGGGGCCGGGAACCGTTTTGCAGAAGTTCTTATATTTTCCAACGAGATCTTATGGATATTTTCAGCATCATTTTGGACATTCGGTGAACCTAACAATGACACAAGCCTAATAACAAGATTCAGATGTAGATTAAAATTAACTGGACCAGTTTTAATCACATCGCAAACATTCATTTCCATTTAAACTACTTGGTCATCTTCCAATTAACCTTCGGTAACGATCATGCAAGTATGTAACCAAAACAGCTGAAAAAGGGTAAATTCAGTGCAAAGATGTTAgccaacaaaacaaaaaaggcaTAGCAACTTACAAGGTCCACACCAAACTGCAGTGAAATAGATGATCGCGTGCAACGAGTTATCTATTCAACAGaaattcatcaaaaaaaaatataggggAACAAAACCTCCTACTTGTGCTTagtaaaaaactgaaaaataaaactttagattaaaaaacaaaagacAGAAACCTTGAATTTTGGTGAGGATTCTATTGAACTCTTCCTCTGAATTAACGAGTACAACACCGGGATTAGCTGAAAAATAAATTCACAATGAGTTAGTATAAGAattgaataaattaaaaattgatagagagagatgaggGAGGGAGGGACCTGGGGCGGAGCAAAGGGAACGGGAGTGGTGGAAGGGAGGGAGGAGAGTGGAGGCGATGGTGGCGGCGAAGAGGGAGGTTGTTTTGGAATTGGAAAGTGAAGAAGGAAGGTGGGTGCGGTTCAGGAATGGGCGAACGGCGTTCCTTATTGCATGGCGGAGAGCGAAGGATCGGAGGATCAAGTTTCTggacatcttcttcttcctcactcACTCGCTCTCTGTGATTCTTCTGTTTCAAATTCTCCTCCGTTCAAAACAATCAAatgggggtttagggtttacgcCTTCGAAATCATTTCATCAACCAAAGAATATGTTTAACTTTCAATAGATAGATGTGAGTGATTTTTTACTGAGAGTGATTACTGATTagtaactctttttttttttttttttataaacattgGTACTCAGTCACTTTTTGGATGCCGCAGAACACTAATTGAGATTGGACTGGGATCTTGAGTTCTGCTTCTAAAGATCGGGATCCTTAACAAAAATTGCTCCAATGAGGTTCTACATGAGATTCGGGTCATAAAGCTCTAGAATAATTGTAAAATAGTAAAATTCTAAGATCCATACCAAATCTAGACAATATTGATTTCACACGCTTATGTGAATTTTATGTTTGCAACTTTTATGTTTTGTTTGGATCTAGAGATTAAGTGGGAAGATTTATAGGTTCTGAGTTTAACTTTAACTTTTTTATAGGTTGAGCGTTCAAATCTCCCGCGCCTAGTAAAATTCACTTTTCCAATGATTGAGAGTTCAAATTCCTACCACTAACGCCCTACAAGATAGTAAAgtgttttttctttgttttactACTTTtataaaaacacaaaaaaatgaattgaaaaATAAGGAGTCACTAATTACTATGTTAtcttttaatataatatttttttgacatTCTTTTAATATAAGTTTTTAAAATGATTTATATGTTACATTTTCTATGCATTTTAAATTAAGGTATCAAAATCCATAAAATGAGGGATTTGGATCCCCTCATGGTGGCGGGTTGAGCTAAGGGTTATTTCAGGTGAGTGactagggttcgaaccctgatgaGAGATAATTTGTAgtactaacttactaacaaatcaactaacatttgtctataatttgtttttaaataaaatcatatttcaatattttttattttttttttggtacattatttcaatatttatttgatcTTAATTATAAACACACATCATTCCTTATCCTTTGTCCGATAAAAAAATATAGACTAATAAATAATTTGCAAGAACTCGTTGGGTTTTAAGACAAGCCCAAAACCTATTGGGCcaaaacaaaggttaaaaaaTGGGCTACGCAGACAACACTATTACATCCCCACCGAGAGCTTCCCCtataaaaaccctaaaaacgcCGAATTTGAGAGTTTTAGGGTTACGCCGCTTCTGTCGTTGAGTCTCAGCTTCGTCAAGCTCCCAAAATGGTGCAGGGTCGCAAAGGAGAGCGCGTCAGGTACTCTTCCATTGCTCAATTCTTCATCCTTTTCATGCTTCCATCTTCTTAATCTTAGTGCTTCCAGTTTCTAGGGTTTAGTGATGATTGCTTTGAATTCCACTATTGCCACAGTAGTAATTGTAAATGATTTCATGGGTATTATCACATACTGTGAATATAGGGTTTTGAATGCTGGTTTTTGTAGCATTTCTGAATGTGGGTATATTTGTCCTAGAAATATTGATCTCCACTATGTAGATATAGGGTTTCAAATGCTGGTTTTTGTAGATTTATGCCTTGTAGCAATACCTAGAATGCTTAATCTTTTGTTGTTAAACAAACTAATGCTTTTGATTTTTGTTGTTCTGTAATAGACTCTATGTGAGGGGCACAATCCTGGGATACAAAAGGTATTAGCTTTTTGCCCTACTTAATTTTTCTTATTATTTTGTACTTCTGGGGTCTTACCTTGTGTTTTGTGTTTGGGAAATGAAATGTGTTGTTACATACTTTTGTTGATGGGCTTTGTCTGGTTATATGGTTTATGACTGGGTGGTGTTGTTTTTCAGGTCCAAATCAAACCAGTACCCAAACACTTCTCTGGTCCAAATTGAGGGAGTGAACACTAAGGAGGAGGTAGCATGGTATGCTGGAAAGAGATTGGCCTATATCTACAAGGCCAAGGTGAAGAAGAATGGAACCCACTACCGCTGCATATGGGGCAAGGTTACAAGGCCCCACGGTAACAGTGGTGTTGTTCGCACAAAATTCAAGTCAAACCTTCCTCCTAGATCAATGGTAAGATATTCAGTAGCACTGTATCCTAATATATTTTGGTTTCTTAAGTAGTATTGTGACTTGAGTTTTGACGTGTTGCAGGGAGCACGGGTAAGAGTTTTCATGTATCCAAGCAACATATGAGGTAAGTCCTGGTCCTTTGATGTTTTGTTTAACTCATTTATCCTTTCTCTTTCGACCTCCATCTTTCCATGTTGTTTTCTAGGAATCCCCAATTTGtatcttttttactttttttcagTTGATTGTTGTATCTTTGGATCCTCAGATATGTCTATGACATTCATGTTTTGATTATTTTTCTGTCTTTCACCAATGCTTTTGACTTGTTCATCTGCTTTTTCTTTTATGAACTGTTTAATGGTCTTGTGTGTATATTGAACTTGAAGTATAAGAACAGATTAGAAAACAATTAGTGAATCCTTGATGTGGATATTTATTCTTCGTGTCTTGTACTTTTTATGGTTGTTCCACTCTGTTACCTTTAGAGGTCCCCACATGCCTGAGAGTTATGTGATGTGTGTTCTGCTGTGCTAGCTAATAGAAGATACTATACGGTGCACCTTTTATACATAAATTTGGCCATTGAatgctaaaataattatgaCGTACTATAAACATTTTGTTGTTTGGAATTTAAATCAGaggatgatgaattattttgtTGATGCATTGATAACTGTTTCGGTCcttatgtatttaattttgAATGACGAATCCTTTTTTTGAGTTTAAGAATGGATCTTGGTTTATAATGTTGCAAATTTACTAATGTTACCTTATCATTGATGTATGCTGGCTTAAATGTAAAAAAAGGAATAATGGAATTACTGTATTGTATCCTTGTGGTTCGTTTGTTTTTTGTGTCTGAATTTGTTGATGACCTTATTAGTGTTATTTATTCTATTGTGTTTGTTTTTTGCTGTCTTCCTTGTCCTAATCTtgccttgaatttttttttttgcagatgCTGATGATAAGATGCCCGGTAGAATTCTCAGTTGATTTATAGTCACAAGGAATTTTGTTTCATTTCCGAAAAAGTTTATTGTTGATTGTGTCCTTAACTTTTGAGAACTCTTTTTAGACGGTTGTAGGACTGAATGGTATTCCCTATTTATTTGCTTTTGTCTATGAAGATTATATATTCAGTACTATGAAGAGTGTGTGGCTGTGTGTTTGGTTACAGTTTTCACTTTCGATCATTAGATTTTATTTCTTATCTATTAACAGCACTATTATTTTAAGTACTAAACAAGCACATAGGAAGCAGTATAAGGAGGTTTCTTCGTTAAATGAGTTTTCCTAGGTATTTTTGCTTAGTATTTATTTAGTTCTGCTCCGTTTAATCAGTAGTATGGCTTATATAATAGTAGTTCTTTCAAGAAGCATGAAATGTTGGTTTCATTTTGAATGTAAAATGCCAGCACTCTTGATATTCTCTGATGATGATAAATCTCAATGAATTACGTAGTGCAATACACGCCTTTGCCATTCTATGGTGCCCTTGTTATCTTTGGCAAACTGATACCATATTTCACAACCTTTGATGCTTCATGCGTGCAAAGCCAATCTTTGTGTCACTTTGGAGGTGGAAATTTTTTGAAGGGTAATGCTTAGCACTGCTAGAAAAAACTTTGCAAGAACTGTGTGTCACTTTGGAGGTGGAATTTTTGTGAAGGGTGCTTAGCACTACTAGAAAAAACATTGCAAGAACCGCAAGATGACAACCATATAATTTATTGAGTTGAATTTGTAAAAATTCTGATCATGAGAAGCTTTTCTATAAAAACTATTGGCCCTCACTATAAACTGGAATTTTTACTCGCGATGCACATGGATGCACGAGAAACACTCATTTGTAGACCCCTAAGGTACGATTACAAACAAATGTTGAGAGTTAAATTCATTTGGGACTCAAATAAACAACTCCCCTTTCAAATTTCATCTCTTTGTTTCTTTCAAGACATTCTCCTCCACCTTCCTTGTGGATGTTGACAGATGGAAATTAAGAATGACATATAAGGTTGGAATTATGAGACagacacttaaccatggaggtAGATATTCAAGACATGAGAGGCAATCACCAATATTAAAGAATGATATGCCTATAAAATTTTAACAGTTTATGCCATGGTAGAGGATGTAGCCCCGCTCTTATCCTAAACTAACATGCCATGTCATTCTCTTATCAGAGTCTCCGTTAGATGGGTACAAAAGGGAAAGAGGCGCCCAATGCGAACCAAGTAATCAGCAATGAAATTTGCTTCTCTAAAAGTGTGCTGGAACGTCATTGCCCCATGCTCAAGCTGTAACTAACAGATATATTGTGCCAAATCACCATAAGGATGAGAGTCAAGATCATGGAACGAAAGCAATCGAATAATAATTAACttctgaaaaaatatttttaaatatttttatagttAAAATAAATTTGTATAAGGCACATCATAAAATGCAAATTAATAAGCTCACATGATATTTCCAGACAATTTTGTCTTGAGAAACAAACACTTAAAAAATTCATTAATAATCATTTTTAAAAAGTAAACAGGCCCTAAGACCATCCACAATGGATGGTTGAATTGATTGTTTAATGTTGTTAAATTTTGTTGAAGGGGTTTAGTGGTTGTTGAAGTTGGTTGAAAgggaagaaagagaagaaaattgttgaagattttcaacaaAATTAAAGAGCCTGTGGCGTGCCACGGGTCTCGTGTAGAAcacgcgccttgtctgcagGAAAgagaaattgtttttttttctcctgcCACGTGGATTCTTCTGATTGGTTGCTCCAgatttcgtttttccttatcttttgaactcaattatttcatcaaaaaaaaaatttctaaaaaaaaaaaattataccaaaattcatgatttttttttctctataaatagagacttggttcgtttgatttggacacagaaaaaaaaaccaagttttttcactctcttattatctctctcaccatcttatttatctatctattagcatttgtattgaaatcgatcccaacaatcaccatttcaacacccagaatttttcaaacaacccattttacaaccaaaatcacaacaactatgaagatccaaatcaaatttcttaccaacgtcctgaaaatccaaactattatcaagtcccacatcaaatctccaaccaaccattgtcggaaggacatcgaacgtgcatttggagttcttcaagctcgttttaaaatcatcagtgaaccagctcgcttgtgggacatagatgacttgagtatcattatgaggtcatgcatcatattacataatatgattgtcgaggatgaacgagattcatatgctcaacgttggaccgattttgagcaatctggggaaggtggatctagtacacagcaaccatactcgaccgaggttttacccgcttttgcaaatcatgtgcgtgctagatccgagttgcgtgattcaaatgttcatcatgaactgcaagcagatctagtgaagcacatttgggcaaagtttggaatgtctcaggattgaagataatttgtatcgtactaattacgttatttgtgtgttgtgtgcttagtttttccttgtcttgcattttaagatattatgtgcttagtttgttgtcttgcattttattttaagaaaataaaataaattcttgtatgcttagtttgttgtcttgcattttaagttaagaaaaaaaaattatagtctatatttaaaaaaaaaatttgttaagtgtttattgttttaatttaatttaaatcgataattgtaattttatgtaattataaaaacaaaaataatattaaataaaaatgtgaaataaaaaagtggtggagtagggtgagtggtgagtggtggggtagggtgttgagagttaagtaAAATCATTGGAGTGGATAATTGTTgagagtttgttgaattggagatagaagatgatgtggagtgttgggaagagaaaaaatgggATAGGAAAGGGTTAAATTATATATGGtgtaagtgattattttaagtAATAAGCACAAATAAACGACCCTATCGCAtgtttcattttcctttgaCCTAAACCACCTTCTTCTACACAAAACTCAGAGAGTAGCAGAACTGGGTTGAGGTTTGATCCTCATTGAGACAATCTCTTCACCATTATACAACCTACCACTACAATTCCAGCTCAGGAACTCAAACTGTGTAAGCAATCTTGACAACTATCGCTTCCTTCTTCATATTGTTCAATGATTTATAATCGCAAATTGCTCTCTACAACTACCAATCTCTGTAAACTCACCCACTATCTCTCCCGAGCTTACTCCTTCGTTTCCCCGACACCCTTTTGCCCAAAGTTAACGTTTTTGGCCTCAACAACAAGATTCACTTCCAGTTGGAGAATCCCAGGTTTGAGCAATGACACCAACTTTATGAGATGTTACTGCAATAATGGTAGTGGGTCTAAGGAGTTTACTGAGGAAATTGAGTACTTGGATGAATCAGGTAGTGTTATTTACAAGGGTAAGGGTGTAAGGTCTGTGGAGCCTGGGCTTGATGATCATGTGATGGTGGGTGATGTGAAGAAGCCCTTTATGAATGCACTAGCTGTGGCTAAAATTGTTGAGGTTGTGAAAAGGTGGAAATGGGGTCCAGAATTGGATACCCAATTGGATAAATTGCAGTTTGTGCCAAACATGACTCATGTTACTCAAGCCTTGAAGGTGGTTAATGATGGTGATGCAGGTTTGAGTTTGTTTAGGTGGGCTAAGAGGCAATCTTGGTATTCACCTAGTGATGACTGTTATGTTATGTTGTTTGACGGTTTGAACCGGAGTAGGGATTTTGATGGGGTTCAATTGTTGTTTGATGAGATGGTTGGTGATTCTGCGAATAGTGGGGTTTCCTTGCTTGTTGCGTGTAATCGAGTGATTCAGTACttggctaaggctgagaagttgGAAGTCTCTTTTTGCTGCTTTAAGAAAATTCAGGATGCGGGTTGTAAAATTGATACTGAGACGTATAATTCACTCATTACTTTGTTTTTGAATAAGGGTTTGCCTTATAAGGCATTTGAGATATATGAGAGCATGGAAAAGACCAGTTGTTTATTGGATAGTTCAACTTATGAATTGATGATCCCAAACTTAGCAAAGTCGGGCCGTCTTGATGCTGCTTTCAAActtttccaagaaatgaaaGGAAGAGGTTTTCGGCCAGGTTTGAACATCTTTGCATCACTTGTTGATTCAATGGGGAAGGCGGGGAGATTGGACAGTGCAATGAAAGTTCACATGGAGATGCGAGGTTTCGGGTACAGGCCACCCCCTACTATATATGTTTCTTTGATTGAATCTTATGTGAAATCTGGAAAGTTAGAAACTGCTCTAAGGCTTTGGGATGAGATGAAGATAGCGGGTTACAGGCCTAACTTTGCCTTGTATACCTTGGTGATTGAATCTCATGCAAAAT
This window harbors:
- the LOC130715372 gene encoding pentatricopeptide repeat-containing protein At5g27110-like isoform X1, producing the protein MSIIIPHCVHQPCHRSHAPTNEAITLPHHSFHSTPILSVPYTPTLSKNPLRSRLTKPLALAAPETHDEQPNIRPLIHLLKTCEEKRYLKEAKSIHGHVLKSGFGGKDLLVFLNNAVHVYSKCLDYNSARKVFDGMSQRNVFTWTVMVVASNEHGYYHDGVELFSMMLEQGVLIDGFVLSAVLQSCVGLNSIEMGEMVHAQVVVRGLLMHAVVGTSLLNLYAKIGKSESSVKVFNSMAEVNEISWNAMISGFTSNGLHLQAFECFINMVEGGVIPTNSTFLSVSKAVGQLGDINKCHEVHRYASELGLDCNTSVGTALIDMCSKCGALSEARVIFHSKFAGCLVNIPWNAMITGCSHAGSHLEALELFTRMCNNDIKPDVYTFCCVFNSIAALKCLKSLKETHGMALKCGFDAMKISASNALADAYAKCESLEAVEKVFNRMEAKDIVSWTTMVTAYCQYSEWGKALAIFSQMCNEGFAPNHFTFSSVITACGGLCSLEHGQQIHGLICKARLDTDSCIESALIDMYAKCGNLMEAKKIFERISNPDVVTWTAIISTYAQHGLVEDALELFRKMEQSAAKVNAVTLLCVLFACSHGGMVEDGMKIFHQMEDTYGVVPEMEHYACVVDLLGRVGRMDEAVEFIYKMPIEPNEMVWQTLLGACRIHGNAELGKIAAQKILSTRPEYSSTYVLLSNTYKESGRHEDGISLRDTMKERGIRKEPGYSWISVGGEVHKFYAGDKKHAQKDKIYSTLEELKRNIKYLSHEPEFSFIL
- the LOC130715372 gene encoding pentatricopeptide repeat-containing protein At5g27110-like isoform X2, whose protein sequence is MSIIIPHCVHQPCHRSHAPTNEAITLPHHSFHSTPILSVPYTPTLSKNPLRSRLTKPLALAAPETHDEQPNIRPLIHLLKTCEEKRYLKEAKSIHGHVLKSGFGGKDLLVFLNNAVHVYSKCLDYNSARKVFDGMSQRNVFTWTVMVVASNEHGYYHDGVELFSMMLEQGVLIDGFVLSAVLQSCVGLNSIEMGEMVHAQVVVRGLLMHAVVGTSLLNLYAKIGKSESSVKVFNSMAEVNEISWNAMISGFTSNGLHLQAFECFINMVEGGVIPTNSTFLSVSKAVGQLGDINKCHEVHRYASELGLDCNTSVGTALIDMCSKCGALSEARVIFHSKFAGCLVNIPWNAMITGCSHAGSHLEALELFTRMCNNDIKPDVYTFCCVFNSIAALKCLKSLKETHGMALKCGFDAMKISASNALADAYAKCESLEAVEKVFNRMEAKDIVSWTTMVTAYCQYSEWGKALAIFSQMCNEGFAPNHFTFSSVITACGGLCSLEHGQQIHGLICKARLDTDSCIESALIDMYAKCGNLMEAKKIFERISNPDVVTWTAIISTYAQHGLVEDALELFRKMEQSAAKVNAVTLLCVLFACSHGGMVEDGMKIFHQMEDTYGVVPEMEHYACVVDLLGRVGRMDEAVEFIYKMPIEPNEMVWQTLLGACRIHGNAELGKIAAQKILSTRPEYSSTYVLLSNTYKESGRHEDGISLRDTMKERGIRKEPGYSWISVGAILKPWRLDVTSK
- the LOC130714709 gene encoding thioredoxin O1, mitochondrial isoform X1, giving the protein MSRNLILRSFALRHAIRNAVRPFLNRTHLPSSLSNSKTTSLFAATIASTLLPPFHHSRSLCSAPANPGVVLVNSEEEFNRILTKIQDNSLHAIIYFTAVWCGPCKFISPIVGELSKKYPHVTTYKIDIDQEALRGTLTKLQISSVPTLHFFLNGKKADELVGADVAKLNRITEKLFKKD
- the LOC130714709 gene encoding thioredoxin O1, mitochondrial isoform X2, yielding MSRNLILRSFALRHAIRNAVRPFLNRTHLPSSLSNSKTTSLFAATIASTLLPPFHHSRSLCSAPANPGVVLVNSEEEFNRILTKIQGKFISPIVGELSKKYPHVTTYKIDIDQEALRGTLTKLQISSVPTLHFFLNGKKADELVGADVAKLNRITEKLFKKD
- the LOC130714666 gene encoding 60S ribosomal protein L35a-1 gives rise to the protein MVQGRKGERVRLYVRGTILGYKRSKSNQYPNTSLVQIEGVNTKEEVAWYAGKRLAYIYKAKVKKNGTHYRCIWGKVTRPHGNSGVVRTKFKSNLPPRSMGARVRVFMYPSNI
- the LOC130711415 gene encoding pentatricopeptide repeat-containing protein At1g79490, mitochondrial is translated as MIYNRKLLSTTTNLCKLTHYLSRAYSFVSPTPFCPKLTFLASTTRFTSSWRIPGLSNDTNFMRCYCNNGSGSKEFTEEIEYLDESGSVIYKGKGVRSVEPGLDDHVMVGDVKKPFMNALAVAKIVEVVKRWKWGPELDTQLDKLQFVPNMTHVTQALKVVNDGDAGLSLFRWAKRQSWYSPSDDCYVMLFDGLNRSRDFDGVQLLFDEMVGDSANSGVSLLVACNRVIQYLAKAEKLEVSFCCFKKIQDAGCKIDTETYNSLITLFLNKGLPYKAFEIYESMEKTSCLLDSSTYELMIPNLAKSGRLDAAFKLFQEMKGRGFRPGLNIFASLVDSMGKAGRLDSAMKVHMEMRGFGYRPPPTIYVSLIESYVKSGKLETALRLWDEMKIAGYRPNFALYTLVIESHAKSGKLDIAMSAFSDMEKAGFLPTPSTYACLLEMHAASGQIDHAMKLYNSMTNAGLRPGLSTYTVLLTLLANKKLVDVAAKILLEMKAMGYSVDVTASDVLMVYIKEGSVDLALRWLRFMGSSGIRTNNFIIRQLFESCMKSGLYESAKPLLETYVNSAAKVDLILYTSILAHLVRCQEEKNERHLMSILGATKHKAHSFMCGLFTGPEHRGQPVLSFVREFFQGVDYELEEGAAKYFVNVLLNYLVLMGQINRARCVWKVAYENKLFPKAIVFDQHIAWSLDVRNLSVGAALIAVVHTLHRFRKRMLYYGIVPRRIKLVTGPTLKIVIAQMLSSVESPFEVSKVVLRASGDSVMEWFKKPIVQKFLLNETPTRADILMHKLNILFPSSAPEVRSLAPPKALIAGRAM